A DNA window from Maledivibacter sp. contains the following coding sequences:
- a CDS encoding ArsB/NhaD family transporter encodes MFHNHVLVAIIIFTLTYSAIISEKINRTAIAIFGAVLMIVFQVISQEHAFGIIDFNTIGLLIGMMVMVNILKRTGIFQYVAIKTAKLAKGEPWRIIVSFTIITAISSALLDNVTTILLIAPVTFVITDTLEMNPIPFLVPEILSANVGGTATLIGDPPNIMIGGATGLGFMDFIMNLAPVVIVIFIITILLLKFIYKNSLQVDEKNKKKIFAFDETKTIKDKVLLIKSLSVLGLTIVGFSVHQFIGLESATVALFGATFLLLLSGIDPEEILIEVEWPTIFFFMGLFVLVGALEEVGVINFLAEKMMEFTKGNLVMTTMLILWLSAIASSFLDNIPFVATMIPLIKSLAAISSINITPLWWALALGACLGGNGTLVGASANVIVGGMLEKQGFKLSFVDYMKIGFPIMLVSIIISTVYLLVFFV; translated from the coding sequence GTGTTTCACAATCATGTACTTGTAGCTATTATAATTTTTACATTAACTTACTCAGCAATAATATCTGAAAAAATTAATAGAACCGCGATCGCAATATTTGGGGCAGTTCTTATGATTGTTTTTCAAGTGATATCTCAGGAGCATGCCTTTGGGATAATTGATTTTAATACAATTGGTTTACTTATTGGGATGATGGTAATGGTAAATATATTAAAGAGAACAGGAATATTTCAATATGTTGCTATCAAGACCGCAAAATTAGCAAAGGGAGAACCTTGGAGGATAATAGTGTCCTTCACAATCATAACGGCGATTTCCTCGGCATTGCTTGACAATGTTACGACTATTTTACTTATTGCTCCAGTTACATTTGTTATTACAGATACTTTAGAAATGAATCCCATACCATTTCTTGTTCCAGAAATATTATCTGCAAATGTTGGAGGAACAGCAACCTTAATCGGTGATCCCCCCAATATTATGATTGGAGGAGCAACAGGATTGGGTTTCATGGATTTTATTATGAACCTGGCACCAGTAGTCATAGTAATATTTATTATAACTATACTATTACTCAAGTTTATTTATAAAAACTCATTACAGGTTGATGAGAAAAATAAAAAGAAGATTTTTGCCTTCGATGAAACAAAAACAATTAAAGATAAGGTATTATTAATTAAAAGTTTATCGGTTTTGGGTTTAACTATAGTTGGATTTTCAGTTCATCAGTTTATTGGACTGGAGTCGGCAACGGTTGCATTATTTGGAGCAACATTCTTGCTGTTGCTCAGCGGCATAGATCCTGAAGAAATTTTGATTGAGGTAGAGTGGCCAACCATATTTTTCTTTATGGGGTTATTCGTCTTAGTAGGAGCATTAGAAGAAGTTGGAGTAATAAACTTTTTAGCTGAAAAAATGATGGAATTCACAAAGGGAAATTTAGTTATGACCACCATGCTTATATTATGGCTATCGGCAATAGCATCATCTTTCCTGGATAATATTCCCTTTGTGGCCACTATGATACCACTTATAAAAAGCCTTGCTGCTATTTCATCAATAAACATAACCCCCCTATGGTGGGCATTAGCCTTGGGAGCATGTTTAGGAGGCAATGGAACTTTAGTTGGAGCTTCAGCTAATGTAATAGTAGGCGGTATGCTTGAAAAACAAGGATTTAAGTTAAGCTTTGTGGATTATATGAAGATAGGGTTTCCTATAATGCTAGTTTCAATTATTATTTCTACAGTATACTTACTAGTATTTTTTGTGTAA